A stretch of DNA from Gottschalkia acidurici 9a:
AGGAAATTATGGAATAATCGTATCTATGTCATTCAGACTTCCTAAACCAGTAAATAAAGTTACTCTGATAGAAATTGATTATCGAAAGGTCAGTTCAGAGGAACAGAAGAAATTCCTTCAAACTTGGCAGGAATGGCTTAATACAGGTGATAGAAGGATGACATTGATTTCACGAATCTACAATTCGGTTAATGATGACCTGGCTATGCTGGTTAGGGGAATCTTCTACGGTGATCCGTATGAGGCGGAAGAAATGTTAGCCGATTTCCTAGAGCTTGAAGAAGCAGTATATAATTTTGAATATATGACCTTCCTAGAGGCAGTAACAATTATTGGAAGTGTATATCCTCCTTTTGAAAAATTTCAGTCGGTCAGTCGTTTTGTACTAAAGGATTTTTCCTGTAACGAGATATCAGAGATTGTTGGGTTAGTCAAAGAGCGTTCTCAGGGTTCTGTTTTTGCTGGAATATCCTTGTATGCTCTGGGCGGAAGAGTGGCAGATGTAGATACCAATGATACGGCATTTTATTATCGCCGGGCAAAGTATATTATATGGCTGGAGACAATCTGGGAGAAGAATCGATATGCTGCGGAGAATAGGGAGTGGATTAATAATCGGTTTCCATATATTGAATCAATAACCACAGGTTCCTATGTAAACTTTCCCTATGGAAGACTTCCTGACTATCGAATGGAGTACTATGGAAAGCATGTAAAAGAACTGATTAGGATAAAACTAAAATATGATCCCGAAAATATTTTTTCATTTCCTCAGGGCTTAATAGCAACAAAAGGTCATCGCGATCCAATTAAATCCTATTTACCTGATAACGATGAGAGAGAATTACCAGAACAATCAGATGACACAATTTACAGAAGGTTTCGTTATGTTCCATGGTAGACTTTACAGTTGCAGATTATAACCTAAACATGTTACAATTGCAAGCCCTTATATATTAGAATGTATCTATGTTAGAATTATATTAATGTGGATTAACCCCTTCGTTTTGGACAAAACCTAATAAATTCTTTTACTTGTGTGCTAGCATGGGCAGCTTGGTGGTGAAAGTCCACTTTGGGTGTTGATAGAAAAGAAATAGGTTGAATGCAACTAAATGGAACAACTTATATGTCTTCCCATTTAGTTGCTTTATATTCTCTGGGACGATAGTTCAAAAGAAATTTAGGTAGATCTATTTGATTTGTGTTATTAATAAAAAACAAGCCCATTACACCAGTTAAGATCATAATCGATATTGGATTTACTTTATACTTTTTGAGTAAAAAAAGAGAAACTATAAATACAATTATAGCAGTAATATTTAGGTTACCAGCTTTAATATTAAATGATGAAGATTCAAAGAAAGCAATCAAAATAATAGTAGATGCAGAAGATGCAATAAGCCCAACAGAGCTAGAACGTAGTCCTTTTAATATGTTAGAAACACTATCTATACTTTTATATTTTTTAAAAAATTATATAAAAATATAGAAATAATAAATCCAGATATAATACATCCTAAAGTAGCTACTATAGCCCCAGAGATACCAGCTATACGTGTTCCCACAAAAGATGCAGTGTTAACAGCTAAGGGACCAGGTGTCATTTGAGAAATTGTAATAATATCTGTAAACTCCTTCAATGTAAGCCAGCCATAAGAATTCACCACTTGCTCCTGTATCAATGGTATTATAGCATATCCGCCACCAATGCTGAATAAACCAATCTGTAAAAAACTAATAAATAAAGTGAAAATAGTTTTACTCACCTTCTATTCCTCCTCTTCTACTTTTAATATAAGTTTGAATAAAACATAGAATAGAGCAGAAAATGATTATAATTAACACATTGACATTAAAAATGAAGCTAGCTAAAAACGTAAAGGGAGTCATTAATGTTAATAACAAGTTTTTTTCTTTTAAAATTCCTTGAACCATATCGATTACTAAATCTACAATTGTAGCAGCAACTCCTGCTTCCATACCTTTTAAAATTGCAGAAATAAATCTATTATCTCTAAAGGCTTTGTAAAAAAAAGAGATGATTGATAGTATTAGCAAGGGAGGTAGGATTGTCCCAATACAACTAATAATAGCACCTATAATTCCAGAAATGCGATAACCCACTAATACAGAAATATTAACTGCAATAGCACCTGGAGTTGACTGCGCGATTGCAGCCATGTCTAATAGTTCTTGCTCATTAATTAATTTTAGGTCATTAACGAAGTATTTACGCATCATAGGTATAACCACATATCCGTTGCATAAAGCTTATAAAAGTTTATAAATATATAAGTTTTACTTTAATTCCTTCTTCATAGTACCCTATTTTGATTATACTAAGATAATCTACTCTAGTTTGTGTGGCACTGAGCAAATGCTTTTTCTAAAGGCTTAAATTCCCATACAACGCATGGTACATATTGGTATCATCTTTTTTGTTGATTTTATACCAATTTATATTCTCCTAAGTTTATACTAGCATTTTTATCTCTATCTATTTCTAATCCACAGATGCATTTATATACTCTATCTGAAAGCTTTAGATCTTTTTTATTTCTCCACATCTGCTATTGCTTTTGATAGGTATTTGTTTTTCATCATTCTACTAATATTAAGATCCTCCATAACTATTCTTATTGGTCTTAACTTTATTATTTTGTTTGTAGCCTGATGTATATGATTTTGTCTTATATTTGATAGTCTTCTATGGATTAGTTTTATTTTCTTTTCTAGTTTTATTATATTACTAGTTTTTATAAACTTAGTTCCTTCTTTGTTCATTTCATATTTTCTACTTACCTGTCTTTTTAACTTCTTTTTTAACTTTCTTACTGTTTTTGTTTTATTAATATTTTTTATTGGTTTGTCTAGTTTGTTTACTACTGCTAATACTGATATTCCTAGGTCTATTCCTATACTTAAATCTTGATTTAACTTAGCTTGATTTTCGCCTTGTTCATAACCAAATGATAGGTACCAGTATTTGCCGTCATAGCTACATCTGGGGTTGTTGTAGCTATCTAGTATAGGTATATCGTAGCTAGTAGCAAATTTTACTTTCCCTATCTTTTCTATGTTTACTGTGTTGTCTTTTATTTTTAATGCATCATGTCTAACATAGAAAGATTGTCTAGATTTTTTCTTGGATTTAAATCTAGGGTATTTAGCTGTTTTCTTAAAGAAGCCATTAAAAGCATTTTGTAAGTCTTTAAATACTTGTGAAGTTATTTGTGCTGATACTTCATATAGCCACTTGTATTGTTCTTGCTTTTTTATATCATTGTTAAACTTCTTTTTTATTGAACTGCTGTTGGGTTTTAAACCACTTTTATATTCTTCTTCCCATTTTGCTAATCCCCAGTTATATGCAAATCTAGATACACCAACTGATTTAAACATTAATATTTCTTGTTCTTTTGTAGGTAGTAGTCTTATTTTTACTGACTTTATCATTTCCTCACCTCCTTATATCCATTATAATACAAGTTAGTGATTTAATGAAATATGAATTGAACAAGCGTTCCATATCGTTGTATTTAATTATATATTTATAAAATTCTATAAGCTTTATGCTTATTCATATATGTTCGCTAGACATATACAGTTCTCAGGTCTTTGACCATGAACTTCTTATGCTTTCACATAAGCGTAGACTATATCATCACCTGTTTGGTGTCCTCCGCTTCCACTATCAATCGCTTATAGTGTACTCCCTTTTGGGATAGTCGTTGAAGTTTACTCTTATCTTTCGACTTAGAGTCTTACCTGCTGATTGTCGATTGTTTCTGCACTTAGGATTTAACCTTATGCTATACACATTAGTTTTTTCTGCTTTCGCAACATTCGCACTTATCTTTTCAGATTATGCTGTAGTCAACGTGTCTTTACGAGTTCCCAGCAATTCAAAGGATTTTGGATAGATTTTTCCTATCAACTCCATGCTCTTTATGAACATGGGAGGCTGTCAACAATTTTCTAAATTATAAAAATTTTATAGTGTTATATATCCTTTTATAATCTATTTGTAACTGTTAGTTACCTCCTCCAAAAGTAAAAGCGCTTATATAAAATGTGATTCTAAAGAGCAAAAAGTAAAGTTTTAATTTATTAATCTTCATAATAGTGATACCTCCAATAGACTAATCTTCAACATTGTTAGTATACATCTTGATTTAACATAAGTATAATAATATAATTTTATGAAATACATAACTAAATGATTATGAGTAAGGAGATAGATATGAAAATAAGGCATTTGCGTATTTTTAAAATGGTATGTGAGGAAGAAAGTATTACAAAGGCAGCAGAGAAATTATTTATGACACAACCTGCAGTTTCTAATGCAATTAGTGAATTAGAAAATCACTTAGGTATTTGCTTGTTTGATAGAATTTCAAGAAGGATTTATTTAAATGAGACAGGTAAGTTATTCTTAGTAAAGGTAATAAAATTGTTAGATTTCTATGATGACTTAGAACAAAATGTTAAAGAATTAGAAGACAATGCAACTATCAAAGTCGGGTCAAGCATAACTATTGCGAACTTTATTTTGCCTAAAGCAATAGTAGAATTTGAAACAATTCATAAGGATACTCCGACAAAGGTTATAGTTGCAAATGCTAGAAAAATCGAAGAGATGCTATATAATAATGAAATTGATTTAGGCCTAATTGAAGGAGTTATCTATAATGAAGAATTAATAAAAATTCCATTTTCATCTTATAAATTAGCAATAATATGTTCTCCTAAACATAAATTAGCTTTAGAAGAACCTATAGATATCAATAAATTAATACAAGAAAGATTATTACTTAGAGAAAAAGGCAGTGCAATTCGTGATGTCTTTGATAGTGCATTATTGCTACACAATTTAAGATCAAACCCAGAATGGACAAGCATAAATTCACAAGCTCTTATTCATGTAGTAAAACAAAATCTAGGAATAAGTGTGTTGCCTAAAATATTAGTCCAAGAAGAAATTGCTAGTGGCGAAATATTCGAAATAAAGGTAAATGATTTTGAGTTAGTTAATATAAATCATATTGTATTTCATAAAGACAAATTTCAAACAAAGAGTTTTAAAGCGCTGATTGAAATAATTAAGAATCAAGTAAATGATAGGTGAATATGTATTTAGCTTAGTATTTATATTAGGTTATATATTACTACAGAAGATAAAGTTATATAAAGAAAAATAGGATGTGAAATTAGACTTCTTTCTAGTAAATAGAGCATAAAGGTTTTGGAAGGGATTATGGGTTTTATTGATACTTAAAGATTATATATTAAGTATTGAATAAAAGTAAAAATATAGAAGTATAATCGTGAAAAATAAAGTTTTCAAAATAAAAAATATACTTGATGGTCTCACTGCTTATAATTTGATGTATAAAACATCAGAATGTAGACGGTGCCTGATTATTAACTTAATAAAGGAAATATTCCTCTCATTACGAATCTTACAACAATTGTAAGTGTTAATTAGTAAATTTTCATTATATAGTACTAATAGATAAAGAAAAAGTATAGGGAGGTATGATATGAAAATTTCAAATAAGTTGCTTCGAGTTCAGGAAGTACATAAGACATATGGTAAGGGACAAAGTGAAACCGTTGCATTAAAGGGAATTACTTTTGATGTTTTTCCAGGAGAGTTTCTTGGAATCATGGGTGCAAGTGGGTCAGGCAAGACGACATTGCTTAATTGCATTGCAACTATGCTTAAACCAACATCTGGACAAGTCTTATTAGAGGGACAGAATATTTCTTCATTCGGAGGATCTCAACTAGCAAAATATCGAGGGAGTAAAATTGGATATTTATTTCAAGAATTTGAGTTATTAGATAACTTAACTGCGAGAGAAAATATCGTTTTGCCGTTGTCGATACATGGAGAGAACCCCAAAAATGAAGAGGAACAACTTCAAAAATTAGCGAAGCAATTTGATATTGAGGAGGTATTAAATAAATTTCCCTCTCAAATGTCAGGAGGCGAGAAGCAGAGAGTTGCAGCAGCAAGATCACTAATTTCGAATCCAAGCATTGTATTAGCAGATGAGCCAACCGGTGCCCTAGATTCCAAAAATGCAAAAAATTTGATGGAAAAACTATCTTCAACCAATCAGACAGATGGAACCACGATTTTGATGGTTACTCACGATGCCAATGCAGCAAGCTTTTGCTCAAGAATCTTATTTATCCAAGATGGTGTGATTTTTCATGAGCTTCGAAAGAAGGTGCCTGGAGAAACTAAAAATTCGTTTTATGAACGTATTTTAACTGTTATGGCACAGGTGGGAGGGGGCAGTGCTAATGTTCTTTGATTTCATCAAACGAAACAGTAGTAAGATTCGAAAAGAAAATGGGGTTTATTTTGCCTCACTCGTTATTTCTATTGTTTCTTTTTATGTCATCCTTTCCCTTGGCGAACAGGATGTTATAGTGTATCTAAAGACGGTTGAGAGTGAAGCGGTAGCTAAGCTTTTGTTAATGATTCCGGTGCTCTATGCCGTCTCACTGTTCTTCGTATTTTTCCTGGTTTATTTTGCTAACAGATACCAATTACAACGTCGTAGTCATGAATTTGGAATCTATTTGATGATGGGGATGAAACGAAGCAGGTTGTTCGCAATGATCATGGGGGAAACATTGTGGAATGGTTTAGTCGCTCTGCTCATTGGAATTCCAATTTCCTTATTTTTAACAGAGCTAATTAGTTTGACAACTTCTAGACTTGTTGGAATGGGCATCATTGGTCATCAGTTTCGTATCTCCTGGACAGGTCTAGGATTAACAGTATTTGGTTTCATTATGGTGCAACTATTAGCAGTGTTTATTCTTAGCTTGAGAATGAGCAAGAAGGAACCTGTAGATTTGCTAGATGAACAGAAAGAAGAATCACAAAGAATTCTTCCGACTGTATGGGGTTGGGTTAGTTTACTACTGGGAGCAGTTTTGCTATGTTCAGCTTATGTATTGGCAATTTTATATTTGCGTACTTTTGATGTTCTAATGTTTGCATTAATATTGTTAGCTGGCATCAGTGGAACTTTTATGCTATTTCGTGGGTTAGGAAGTTTGATTGGACGATGGATAAGGCATAAAAACAGTTCATCTACCGGATTACTTACGTTTACAGGAAGGCAACTTCAAGAGAATGTTTTAAATCAATCTAGTTCTCTTGCTATATCTTCACTCTTAATACTTTTAGCGATGGTTTGTTTTGCTTATGGTATTTCTATATCTTTAAATCGAGGTGGAGCATTAGGCAGAACCGTAGATTTTACTTTTGAAGGGTCAGAAAAAGAAATTGTCTCTGTACTGACGTCTGATAAATTGACCCCCTATGTAAAGGATTATTATCCTATGAAGCTTGATCTTTTAAGGACACCTTATACAGGTATGCCTGAAGATACTGTAGCATACACATTTTCTTGGGCAGGATTAGAAGAAGCAGTTTCGAGAGAAAAAAATTCAGAAGAAAAAGAAAATCTATTAAGCCATTTATCTTATGAAGACAGTCCTTATTTAATTTCGCTTACAAGTTACAATACACTGCTTGAATCTAACAATAAATCTCCTATTGTATTAGGAGATAATGAAGTTTCAATGTATTCTAATGGTGGGTATTCATTCTATCATGATATATTAAGAAAAGTATTGGAAACTAATCCAACAATTTATATTGATGAAAAACAATACGAATTAACATCAACATTATACACAAGTAACCTTGTTGCAGATCGATCGATTACTATTTTGTATGCTTTGATTGTTCCCGACGATATGTACAATGCGTTGAGTGGAAATTCTGAAAAAACATTACGCTGGAATATGGTTCTAGATTCTGATTTTGTTCGTGAAAAAGGTCTGATGCAAGCTATGTATCAAGTAGATGAGTTACTCAGTACATCTGGCTTAAACTATGAAAGCTATCTTGCTAGCATGGCAAGACAGTTGTTTTATATAGTCGCAGGGAGTTATACGACACTTTATTTAGGTGTGATGTTCCTTATCATTGCAAACACAGTGCTAGGATTGGAGCTTCTTATGCAGCAAAGAAGTACAAGGCATAGATATTCCACATTGTCTATGTTAGGAGCAAGTGTTAAATCTCTGTGTTCATCAGGAAGAATACAAATATGGTGGTATTTTGGTTTGGTTATTTCTGTAGCACTGATTAGTTCAATTTTTGGTATTTGGTCGATGTTAAAAAGTTTCAGGGTTATTCCAAAAACATCAGACAATAGAACCATTATTTTGCTGGTAGGAATTACACTTATTATCTTTACTGTTTTTGAGCTTTGCTATATACTGATGATTCAGAGGAAGAGTGATGAAGAAATCAAGAAATTAGAAGAGGTTCGATAGGAGGTGAAAGCGTGGAAAAGATAGTCATTGTTGAGGACGATATCTTTCTACGTGTCGAGTTAGAAAATATATTAGAGAAAGAGGGATACTCTGTAGAGTGTATCTCTTCTTTCGATACCGTTTTGGAGGATATTACCTCGACTTCTCCTTCACTAATTGTATTAGATTTGAATTTGCCCAAGATTTCTGGATTCGATATTTGTCGGACGCTTAAGGCTAGAGGAATAGGGCCTATTCTGGTATTGACTTCACGTAATCAACTTTGTGATGAGTTGCATGCACTAGATTTAGGTGCGGATGATTACTTAACGAAACCGTGTCATCCCCAACGTCTAGTTGCTAGAATTCAAAAGTTAATTCATCTCTATGCAAATATGCGGGTACTGTTAGATGTTGGTGATTTTCAGTTAGATGAGAATACAAATATATTATATGTTGGTGAGAATTCCATTTCATTATCGGAGAATGAAGGAATTATTATTAAAGCTTTGGTGAAAGCTGCTCCTTCTGTAGTAGAAAAAGAGGAACTTTTTAGCCTGCTATGGGGAAGTAGTGACTATGTTGATGAGAATATATTACAAGTAAATATGACCAGATTACGTAAGACACTTGATGAGGTTGGATTGTCTAATCTAATCAAGACGGTAAGAGGAATTGGTTATCAATTAAAAGGAGGTGACTGCGAATGAAGCCAAGAGATTGGCTTAATGTCTTAAACGAATCACGTCCTTGGATATTACTTCTTTGTATAAGTGATATTTTTTTCATTTTTCTGGCTTGGTTAGCATATCCAGAAACATTCGGACTTCTGGTTGGTATCATGGTTATTTTTTCTGTAATTAGTGTTGTCATTGGTATGTTATTTGTTTGGAAAAATAAGCAAAAACAAAG
This window harbors:
- a CDS encoding FAD-binding oxidoreductase, yielding MNDFLYGLTGDIVTPFEPIYNEARQGFNRAIQQYPLIIVYCKNKRDVSNAVIWSRKHRVPIRIRSGGHNYEGYSNGDCTLVIDISALNSMCIDDYNNRLCVGAGVNNKQLYEFVASKGYPFPGGTCPTVGLSGYALGGGWGLSCRYLGLGCDSLDEIEMVNYEGTVIKANCFVNSDLFWACRGAGGGNYGIIVSMSFRLPKPVNKVTLIEIDYRKVSSEEQKKFLQTWQEWLNTGDRRMTLISRIYNSVNDDLAMLVRGIFYGDPYEAEEMLADFLELEEAVYNFEYMTFLEAVTIIGSVYPPFEKFQSVSRFVLKDFSCNEISEIVGLVKERSQGSVFAGISLYALGGRVADVDTNDTAFYYRRAKYIIWLETIWEKNRYAAENREWINNRFPYIESITTGSYVNFPYGRLPDYRMEYYGKHVKELIRIKLKYDPENIFSFPQGLIATKGHRDPIKSYLPDNDERELPEQSDDTIYRRFRYVPW
- a CDS encoding chromate transporter encodes the protein MVIPMMRKYFVNDLKLINEQELLDMAAIAQSTPGAIAVNISVLVGYRISGIIGAIISCIGTILPPLLILSIISFFYKAFRDNRFISAILKGMEAGVAATIVDLVIDMVQGILKEKNLLLTLMTPFTFLASFIFNVNVLIIIIFCSILCFIQTYIKSRRGGIEGE
- a CDS encoding transposase gives rise to the protein MWRNKKDLKLSDRVYKCICGLEIDRDKNASINLGEYKLV
- a CDS encoding RNA-guided endonuclease InsQ/TnpB family protein, with amino-acid sequence MIKSVKIRLLPTKEQEILMFKSVGVSRFAYNWGLAKWEEEYKSGLKPNSSSIKKKFNNDIKKQEQYKWLYEVSAQITSQVFKDLQNAFNGFFKKTAKYPRFKSKKKSRQSFYVRHDALKIKDNTVNIEKIGKVKFATSYDIPILDSYNNPRCSYDGKYWYLSFGYEQGENQAKLNQDLSIGIDLGISVLAVVNKLDKPIKNINKTKTVRKLKKKLKRQVSRKYEMNKEGTKFIKTSNIIKLEKKIKLIHRRLSNIRQNHIHQATNKIIKLRPIRIVMEDLNISRMMKNKYLSKAIADVEK
- a CDS encoding LysR family transcriptional regulator, translating into MKIRHLRIFKMVCEEESITKAAEKLFMTQPAVSNAISELENHLGICLFDRISRRIYLNETGKLFLVKVIKLLDFYDDLEQNVKELEDNATIKVGSSITIANFILPKAIVEFETIHKDTPTKVIVANARKIEEMLYNNEIDLGLIEGVIYNEELIKIPFSSYKLAIICSPKHKLALEEPIDINKLIQERLLLREKGSAIRDVFDSALLLHNLRSNPEWTSINSQALIHVVKQNLGISVLPKILVQEEIASGEIFEIKVNDFELVNINHIVFHKDKFQTKSFKALIEIIKNQVNDR
- a CDS encoding ABC transporter ATP-binding protein; this encodes MKISNKLLRVQEVHKTYGKGQSETVALKGITFDVFPGEFLGIMGASGSGKTTLLNCIATMLKPTSGQVLLEGQNISSFGGSQLAKYRGSKIGYLFQEFELLDNLTARENIVLPLSIHGENPKNEEEQLQKLAKQFDIEEVLNKFPSQMSGGEKQRVAAARSLISNPSIVLADEPTGALDSKNAKNLMEKLSSTNQTDGTTILMVTHDANAASFCSRILFIQDGVIFHELRKKVPGETKNSFYERILTVMAQVGGGSANVL
- a CDS encoding FtsX-like permease family protein gives rise to the protein MFFDFIKRNSSKIRKENGVYFASLVISIVSFYVILSLGEQDVIVYLKTVESEAVAKLLLMIPVLYAVSLFFVFFLVYFANRYQLQRRSHEFGIYLMMGMKRSRLFAMIMGETLWNGLVALLIGIPISLFLTELISLTTSRLVGMGIIGHQFRISWTGLGLTVFGFIMVQLLAVFILSLRMSKKEPVDLLDEQKEESQRILPTVWGWVSLLLGAVLLCSAYVLAILYLRTFDVLMFALILLAGISGTFMLFRGLGSLIGRWIRHKNSSSTGLLTFTGRQLQENVLNQSSSLAISSLLILLAMVCFAYGISISLNRGGALGRTVDFTFEGSEKEIVSVLTSDKLTPYVKDYYPMKLDLLRTPYTGMPEDTVAYTFSWAGLEEAVSREKNSEEKENLLSHLSYEDSPYLISLTSYNTLLESNNKSPIVLGDNEVSMYSNGGYSFYHDILRKVLETNPTIYIDEKQYELTSTLYTSNLVADRSITILYALIVPDDMYNALSGNSEKTLRWNMVLDSDFVREKGLMQAMYQVDELLSTSGLNYESYLASMARQLFYIVAGSYTTLYLGVMFLIIANTVLGLELLMQQRSTRHRYSTLSMLGASVKSLCSSGRIQIWWYFGLVISVALISSIFGIWSMLKSFRVIPKTSDNRTIILLVGITLIIFTVFELCYILMIQRKSDEEIKKLEEVR
- a CDS encoding response regulator transcription factor; this encodes MEKIVIVEDDIFLRVELENILEKEGYSVECISSFDTVLEDITSTSPSLIVLDLNLPKISGFDICRTLKARGIGPILVLTSRNQLCDELHALDLGADDYLTKPCHPQRLVARIQKLIHLYANMRVLLDVGDFQLDENTNILYVGENSISLSENEGIIIKALVKAAPSVVEKEELFSLLWGSSDYVDENILQVNMTRLRKTLDEVGLSNLIKTVRGIGYQLKGGDCE